In Gemmatimonadaceae bacterium, one DNA window encodes the following:
- a CDS encoding OFA family MFS transporter — MTEKRWPIPLGAILVHLGIGSVYAWSTLNRPITAAFPALPWWLTPPYPTFTTALVLLGLSAATLGPWVEMRGAKVAARTSAAFFASGLLVGALALVLVQPLLLFLGMGILCGIGCGIGYIAPVSTLVKWFPDRRGMATGLAIMGFGGGAFLGGYANAFLIERVGVAGALAVLGVSYLVIMLGGAQLLRHAPGHPPRGRMTVTLEQRIVAAGLTRREAVKTPQFALLWAMLCINVTAGIGILAQASPMMQDLFGRTPKAAAAVVAVISVFNAGGRLLWSSISDHIGRRTTYLVFFGAQVVLFLLIPRLAEQGAWWPFLACLLAVFTMYGGGFATIPAFLADLFGVANVGAIHGALLTAWSVAAVVGPVIITELSSRAKAALPPGGSKVHIYDQPLMLLASLLAIGFVLTLLVRPLRDTSPTQSSSPRP; from the coding sequence ATGACCGAGAAACGCTGGCCCATCCCGCTGGGTGCCATCCTCGTTCACCTGGGCATCGGCTCGGTGTACGCGTGGAGCACGCTCAACCGTCCGATCACCGCGGCGTTTCCGGCGCTCCCGTGGTGGCTTACGCCGCCCTATCCCACGTTCACGACGGCGCTCGTGCTGCTGGGGCTGAGTGCCGCGACGTTGGGGCCCTGGGTCGAGATGCGCGGCGCGAAGGTGGCCGCGCGCACGTCGGCGGCCTTCTTCGCGAGTGGGCTGCTGGTGGGCGCGCTGGCGCTCGTGCTCGTGCAGCCGCTGCTGCTCTTCCTGGGCATGGGGATCCTCTGCGGTATCGGCTGCGGCATCGGCTACATCGCCCCGGTGAGCACGCTGGTGAAGTGGTTCCCCGACCGGCGTGGCATGGCCACGGGGCTGGCCATCATGGGCTTTGGCGGCGGCGCGTTTCTGGGCGGGTATGCCAACGCGTTTCTCATCGAGCGCGTCGGCGTTGCCGGGGCGCTGGCGGTGCTGGGCGTCTCGTACCTCGTCATCATGCTGGGTGGCGCGCAGCTGTTACGCCACGCGCCGGGCCATCCGCCGCGCGGCCGTATGACGGTCACGCTCGAGCAGCGCATCGTGGCCGCCGGACTCACGCGGCGCGAAGCGGTCAAGACGCCGCAGTTCGCGCTGCTCTGGGCCATGCTGTGCATCAACGTCACCGCGGGGATCGGCATTCTCGCGCAGGCATCGCCGATGATGCAGGACCTCTTCGGACGCACGCCCAAGGCCGCTGCGGCAGTGGTGGCGGTGATCTCGGTGTTCAATGCTGGTGGGCGCCTGCTCTGGTCGAGCATCTCCGATCACATCGGGCGGCGCACCACGTATCTGGTGTTCTTCGGCGCGCAGGTGGTGCTGTTCCTGCTGATCCCGCGCCTCGCCGAACAGGGGGCGTGGTGGCCCTTCCTGGCGTGCCTGCTGGCGGTGTTCACCATGTACGGCGGCGGCTTCGCCACGATTCCCGCGTTTCTCGCCGATCTCTTCGGCGTCGCGAATGTCGGCGCCATCCACGGCGCCCTCCTGACGGCGTGGAGCGTGGCCGCGGTGGTGGGGCCGGTCATCATCACCGAGCTGTCGTCGCGGGCCAAGGCGGCGCTTCCGCCCGGCGGCAGCAAGGTCCACATCTACGATCAACCGCTGATGCTGTTGGCCAGTCTGCTGGCGATCGGCTTCGTGCTGACGCTGCTCGTCAGGCCTCTTCGCGATACGTCTCCGACGCAATCATCCAGCCCACGTCCGTAA
- a CDS encoding nuclear transport factor 2 family protein, with product MRDHAADIRALRKQSNAAIDARDPDYVVSFMTADVVVAVAGGPTLTGRVANRDAFAVQMDEKGFGGYRRSPVLVVVAPDGTSATENGTWVGRWRMGGRAHEQHGSYSATWRLTDVGWMIASETYREEA from the coding sequence ATGCGAGACCATGCCGCCGATATTCGCGCTCTGCGCAAGCAATCCAACGCCGCTATTGATGCGCGCGATCCGGACTACGTGGTGTCCTTCATGACGGCGGATGTCGTCGTGGCCGTCGCCGGCGGGCCGACGCTCACCGGGCGTGTCGCCAACCGCGACGCCTTTGCCGTGCAGATGGACGAGAAGGGTTTTGGCGGCTACCGCCGCTCACCCGTGCTCGTCGTGGTGGCGCCCGATGGCACCAGCGCCACCGAGAACGGCACCTGGGTCGGCCGCTGGCGCATGGGTGGGCGCGCGCACGAGCAGCATGGCAGCTACAGCGCCACGTGGCGGCTTACGGACGTGGGCTGGATGATTGCGTCGGAGACGTATCGCGAAGAGGCCTGA
- a CDS encoding carbohydrate binding family 9 domain-containing protein, which translates to MSLFRPWRSLALLAVLSVSAAAQPGMVTPTRMDAAVADSFAKLARQRSRPTIDAIRITETPTIDGKLDEAVWSRGKAVTDFVQRELNEGVPASERTEVRFATDGVNLYIGARMYDREPHLIVPGEKIRDVTLTNSDHIAFIFDTYHDHQNGFVFGTTPAGVEYDGQVIREGEGGGAQIAGQNRTQAGALGGFNVNWDASWTVATTIDSLGWTAEFRIPFSTLRYQSGSDVQTWGLNVTRSIRRKNEELYWSFIPRAFNLYRLSLAGNLASLQVPVRRIRTVTPYFLSSSQSAWTNGVRGTRSPTEVGGEIKYGLTPSLTLDLTYNTDFAQVEVDDQRLNLTRFPVFFPEKRPFFLENAGVFSAGTPQAVDLFFTRRIGIDANGNAQPILGGGRLTGRVGSTTIGVLQMLTDKTGASDGQSYSVGRVVRELGNRSRFGAMVVQRLNTDSTADVNRTYAVDGRIGLGQAWTSDLWAAKTETPRLTGDSYSYSGRIAYQTSVWNHNARVAQVGDDFNPEVGFMSRPGGYRAYDFSLMRLVRKPEWTWFKQWNPHTSYRRFVGRDGFFQTGYWHIDMTEIELANGARFGPEYNISHEGLQQPFTIAKGVVLPVGAYDWGTLGFDYNSDPSENVSIAGRFDFGGFYNGTRNGGSTTLTVRRGATISGSLTAELNDVHLPQGNFTSSLQALRVNYFFTPRIFVQTLTQYNNQQKVWGANVRFGWLNTAGTGLFLVFNEGRTASGFFNWEQPLQRSVFLKYTRQFGTGG; encoded by the coding sequence GTGTCTCTCTTCCGCCCCTGGCGTTCCCTCGCGCTGTTGGCCGTCCTCTCCGTGTCGGCCGCCGCACAACCGGGCATGGTCACGCCGACCCGCATGGACGCGGCCGTGGCCGACTCCTTCGCGAAGCTCGCGCGGCAGCGTTCGCGCCCCACGATCGACGCCATTCGCATTACGGAAACGCCCACGATCGACGGCAAGCTCGATGAGGCGGTCTGGAGCCGCGGCAAGGCGGTCACCGATTTCGTACAGCGGGAGCTGAATGAAGGGGTGCCGGCCTCGGAGCGCACCGAAGTCCGCTTTGCCACCGATGGGGTGAACCTCTACATCGGCGCGCGCATGTACGACCGCGAGCCGCACCTCATCGTGCCGGGCGAGAAGATCCGCGACGTGACGCTCACCAACAGCGATCACATCGCCTTCATCTTCGATACCTATCACGACCATCAGAACGGCTTCGTCTTCGGGACGACGCCGGCCGGCGTGGAGTACGACGGCCAGGTGATCCGCGAAGGCGAAGGCGGTGGCGCCCAGATCGCCGGACAGAATCGCACCCAGGCCGGCGCGCTCGGCGGCTTCAACGTGAACTGGGACGCCAGCTGGACGGTGGCTACCACCATCGATTCGCTCGGCTGGACGGCGGAGTTCCGCATTCCGTTCTCGACGCTGCGCTACCAGAGCGGCAGCGATGTGCAGACGTGGGGGCTCAACGTCACGCGCAGCATCCGTCGCAAGAACGAGGAGCTGTACTGGTCGTTCATCCCGCGCGCGTTCAACCTCTATCGCCTGTCGCTCGCCGGCAATCTGGCGAGCCTGCAGGTCCCGGTGCGCCGCATTCGCACGGTGACGCCGTATTTCCTGTCGTCGAGCCAGTCCGCCTGGACCAACGGCGTGCGGGGAACGCGGTCGCCCACCGAGGTGGGCGGTGAGATCAAATACGGTCTCACGCCGTCGCTCACGCTCGACCTCACGTACAACACCGACTTTGCGCAGGTCGAAGTCGACGACCAGCGCCTCAACCTGACGCGCTTCCCGGTCTTCTTTCCCGAGAAGCGACCGTTCTTCCTCGAGAACGCCGGCGTCTTCTCGGCGGGGACGCCGCAGGCGGTGGATCTGTTCTTCACGCGCCGCATCGGCATCGATGCCAACGGCAATGCGCAGCCCATCCTGGGCGGCGGCCGTCTGACGGGGCGTGTGGGGAGTACGACGATCGGGGTGCTGCAGATGCTCACCGACAAGACCGGCGCCTCCGATGGTCAGAGCTACTCGGTCGGCCGCGTGGTGCGTGAGCTCGGCAATCGCTCCCGCTTCGGCGCAATGGTCGTGCAGCGGCTCAATACCGACAGCACGGCCGATGTGAACCGCACCTACGCGGTCGATGGCCGCATCGGGCTGGGGCAGGCATGGACGAGTGATCTGTGGGCCGCCAAGACGGAAACGCCGCGTCTCACCGGCGACAGCTACAGCTACAGCGGCCGTATCGCCTATCAGACGAGCGTGTGGAACCACAACGCGCGCGTGGCGCAGGTGGGCGACGACTTCAATCCGGAAGTGGGTTTCATGAGCCGCCCGGGGGGCTACCGCGCGTACGACTTCTCCTTGATGCGCCTGGTGCGCAAGCCGGAGTGGACGTGGTTCAAGCAGTGGAACCCGCACACGAGCTATCGGCGCTTCGTGGGCCGCGACGGCTTTTTCCAGACGGGCTACTGGCACATCGACATGACCGAGATCGAATTGGCCAACGGCGCCCGATTCGGTCCGGAGTACAACATCTCGCATGAAGGGCTGCAGCAGCCCTTCACGATCGCCAAGGGCGTCGTGCTGCCGGTGGGCGCGTACGACTGGGGCACGCTCGGGTTCGACTACAACAGCGATCCCAGCGAGAACGTGAGCATCGCCGGCCGCTTTGACTTCGGTGGCTTCTACAATGGGACGCGCAACGGCGGCAGCACCACGCTCACCGTGCGTCGTGGCGCCACGATCTCCGGCTCGCTTACCGCCGAACTGAACGATGTGCACCTGCCGCAGGGGAATTTCACGAGCTCGCTGCAGGCGCTGCGCGTGAACTACTTCTTCACGCCGCGCATCTTCGTGCAGACGCTCACGCAGTACAACAATCAGCAGAAGGTGTGGGGCGCGAACGTCCGGTTCGGCTGGCTCAATACGGCCGGCACGGGACTGTTTCTCGTGTTCAACGAAGGGCGCACCGCGAGCGGGTTCTTCAACTGGGAGCAGCCGCTGCAGCGGAGTGTGTTCCTGAAGTACACGCGGCAGTTCGGGACGGGGGGATAA